GGCCGACCAGCGCGATCCAGGCATCCTCGCCTATACCGCGTATCCGCCGGCCGGAAGCTATCGAATCGCGACCGAAGTTCGTTACAACACGATGGACCCATTCATGTACGCCTGGGTCTTCACGTTCATCGCGACCATCGGTTTTGGTCTGGCTTTCGCCGTGATGCGTAAGCCAATGTTCTGGACCGGCGTGCTGTTCTTGGTGCTGGGCATCATCTGGTCGAGCTATGGCTTCTACATGCGAGTCGTCGTGACTGGTTGGGCACCAGTGACCAACATGTACGAAACGGTCATCTTCGTGCCGTGGGTTGTCTGCACGTTAGGCCTGGTGTTCCTGATTTTGCCACTGATCGAACGAGGTCGCTTGGGTGCCTGGCGTGCGACGGCGATTCCTTACACCTGGGAAGCCGCTCCGCTGGAACGTAGCCAACTCGAGATGTTCGCACCGAGCGTCTGGAGCATCTTCAATTGGTGCTCAACGTTGATTCGTGTTCCGGTGATGATCGGCATGTTCAATTTCATGACGATGCAGCCGGTCTACGATGGTAATCGCCCGATCATCAACCTGACCGACTTCTGGGAACAGTCGAGTGCGCATGGTCCGATCTATGCATCGATCTTCTTTCTGGTGAAAGTCTTAGTGCTCGCCTTGAGCTTGTGGTACATCCCGCGTCTGCTGGTAGCTGCCGTGGCTTTGCCGCTGTTCTGCGTGTACGACTGGTTTGCCGTCGATAAGAACCTGGGCGATCGGTTCTCGAAGACCTATCAGCGAAACTACTACGGTCTGGCCGCCGCCGCGTGCGGAACGTTTTTGCTATGTGTGGCTTCGATTGCTCCGATTGTCGACACCGGTTCTTCCCGCGTGCTCAATACCGAGTTCTCGCCGCTTCAGCCGGTGCTTCGCTCGAACGTCTGGCTGACCATTCACGTGCTGACCATCGTCGCCAGCTACGGGGCAGGGATCCTGGCATGGGGCCTTGGTTGGTTGGCCCTGGGCTATTACATGTTCGGCAAGTATCGTGCTCCGGTCATGGCCAGCCCGCTGAATGAAGGCCTGGCACCTGCCCATGCTCATGGACCGCAGATGAGCTATCGTCCGCCGGAAGAATGCTTCACGCTCGGACAGCAATGTTACCGAGCGATCCAGGTCGCCGTGCTTTTGCTGGCTACGGGAACGATTCTGGGTGGTATCTGGGCAGACGTTTCCTGGGGCCGTTTCTGGGGCTGGGATCCGAAGGAAGTCTGGGCGTTGGTGACGCTGTTGATCTATGTCGCGATCCTGCATGCCCGGTTCGCCGGCTGGTTCAACAACTTCGGCCTGGTCGTGGGAACGATCATCGGCTTCTCGGCGATCGTCGGAAGTTGGTACGGGGTGAACTTCCTGTTGCCGCTGTTCAAAGGTGGCGACGCCGTTGGTCTGCACTCGTACGGCAGTGGCGGTAAGGGAAGTGAAATCATGGTGATGGGTTTCGTCGCTGCCAACTGGGTCGGTTTGGGACTAGTCGCATTGCGATTCCAGCTATCCAAGCTGTCAGTGGTCGACGACAACGAGATCAAAGAAGTGGTCATCAAGACCGACCTGCCAGAGCCGAAGGACGACACCGGGCTGGCGAACGCCCCGTAGCCTTCGTTCACGAGACGCCAGGGGAATTCGCCCCTGGCGAATGGCAAGAACAACGAGAGCCCCAGCGGAGCGACATCAGCCAAGATTCGGCCAGCAGGTGTCGCCCCGCTGGGGCTCTTACTATACGCGAACGACTATCGCCGTGTACCGCTAGGCTGTTCGGCCAACATCGGCACTGTGAACCAGCGAGCCCAGTCGACCGACGGCTGTGAGGCGGGAATGGTCGACGAGTTGTTGTCGTGGAAGACGCTCACCAGGTTGGTCGCCGGCAGGCGTTCGACTTCGCTTTCCAGTACCAGCGGTTGTTCCAGACCGGCCAACATCGTTCCGACCGGCATGTCGGTCATGTCATAACTGCAGAGCCCGGTCAGCTTCA
This genomic window from Bremerella sp. JC817 contains:
- the ccsA gene encoding cytochrome c biogenesis protein CcsA codes for the protein MKNSILQTTWIAALVLCGSLLASSTVNAAEAFPDDIWRQIPVYHHGRVKPMDAYARQVTQKITDFNKSKPKFNLVDYYTAEELKSPELAGALEIFPEGKERKFTPSQLLYDWLVRPEKWERVPFIYLGREDVRKELDLPINSPNSIKLNFVSPHEIATSVKLREYLLGMNKRREEQKTPGDLVETAMDTHIWRELLFRYGVFREVTLDPLKDIVSTGPLPAPGHRDRFVGQVYVAGKLIFGEPGEERTLRDQLETLQQFGGAHPLSVASKELLESYDELFQLSRDAWVNPVDLLADESPEIFLPEHPPTVEEAEPVVQRFQDAANNLADILEQQRDNVNDSTTLSDDEYDNIKPMFQSMLVRVRDLEHMALETHLGLYENANAASNNSSTAMDRSGNHLQIVPSLNPFALSKSRDPKDLSQPWLGLTTVLYGSDAVLSKYDMSLIKAVRANWKATKQAYLEGKDVRTPMEKLSQSLQRLGDVDTEQRVAVLEETIGADQRDPGILAYTAYPPAGSYRIATEVRYNTMDPFMYAWVFTFIATIGFGLAFAVMRKPMFWTGVLFLVLGIIWSSYGFYMRVVVTGWAPVTNMYETVIFVPWVVCTLGLVFLILPLIERGRLGAWRATAIPYTWEAAPLERSQLEMFAPSVWSIFNWCSTLIRVPVMIGMFNFMTMQPVYDGNRPIINLTDFWEQSSAHGPIYASIFFLVKVLVLALSLWYIPRLLVAAVALPLFCVYDWFAVDKNLGDRFSKTYQRNYYGLAAAACGTFLLCVASIAPIVDTGSSRVLNTEFSPLQPVLRSNVWLTIHVLTIVASYGAGILAWGLGWLALGYYMFGKYRAPVMASPLNEGLAPAHAHGPQMSYRPPEECFTLGQQCYRAIQVAVLLLATGTILGGIWADVSWGRFWGWDPKEVWALVTLLIYVAILHARFAGWFNNFGLVVGTIIGFSAIVGSWYGVNFLLPLFKGGDAVGLHSYGSGGKGSEIMVMGFVAANWVGLGLVALRFQLSKLSVVDDNEIKEVVIKTDLPEPKDDTGLANAP